In Hippoglossus stenolepis isolate QCI-W04-F060 chromosome 5, HSTE1.2, whole genome shotgun sequence, one genomic interval encodes:
- the LOC118109250 gene encoding transmembrane and coiled-coil domain protein 3 isoform X1 has product MPSANVSVRSLSEVEKHLSSPMDRSTEGSLLNLPGSMRRGSSENNLDLDLSDTSPGPALGFEIQRSRSCLDNLQQKILKVTEQLKIEQTARDENVAEYLKLVNSAEKQQLGRIKQVFEKKNQKSAQNIAQMQKKLEQYHRKMKDSEIHHSPSPHPSAVKHSTIPRESPRELLRDMTGSGRHPTMDKIKTIGPGVSLSPPFFFSKPREFANLIRNKFGSADNIAHLKTSLDASSPLPTDSAGKGLSSSTSMVSKPKYPSDDECSSESASISADSNGHPAAGGVSAGQAHGQGQPAGGDSQSRLALSLEEVREVKEAQSQFEDDMDELKAQFKREYGILSQTLQEERYRYEHLEDQLNDLTELHQNEMANLKQELASIEERVAYQAHERARDIQEALESCQTRVSKLELQQQQQQQTVQLESHDARVLLGKSINIMLAIITVILVCVSTVAKFAAPLMRSRYHVVATFLGICFLTIFWKNLDRLQYAMDRLLVLG; this is encoded by the exons atgccCAGCGCCAACGTGTCCGTGCGAAGTTTATCCGAAGTGGAGAAACACCTCAGCAGCCCGATG GATCGGAGCACTGAAGGCAGTTTACTGAACCTTCCTGGTTCGATGAGGCGGGGTTCTTCAGAGAACAACCTGGATCTGGACCTCAGTGATACAAGTCCTGGTCCCGCTCTCGGTTTCGAGATCCAGCGCAGTCGTTCCTGCTTGGACAACCTCCAGCAAAAGATACTGAAAgtcacagagcagctgaagatTGAGCAAACGGCGAGAGACGAGAATGTAGCCGAGTATTTGAAGCTGGTGAACAGTGCGGAGAAGCAGCAGTTGGGGCGCATCAAGCAGGTGTTTGAGAAGAAGAACCAGAAATCGGCTCAAAACATCGCTCAGATGCAAAAGAAGCTGGAGCAGTATCATCGAAAGATGAAGGACAGTGAAATCCATCACAGCCCATCCCCTCATCCGTCCGCTGTCAAGCACAGCACCATCCCCAGGGAGTCGCCCAGAGAGCTGCTGAGGGATATGACGGGCAGTGGCCGACACCCGACCATGGACAAGATCAAGACCATCGGACCAggcgtttctctctctcctcctttcttcttcagCAAACCCAGAGAGTTCGCCAACCTCATCAGGAACAAGTTTGGCAGCGCTGACAACATCGCCCACCTCAAGACCAGTCTTGATGCTTCCTCTCCGTTACCCACTGACAGTGCAGGGAAGGGGCTGAGCAGCAGCACTTCTATGGTCAGCAAGCCCAAGTACCCCAGTGATGACGAGTGCTCCTCGGAGAGCGCTTCTATTTCAGCAGACAGTAACGGACACCCTGCGGCAGGAGGGGTGTCAGCGGGGCAGGCACACGGTCAGGggcagccagcaggtggcgacaGTCAGAGCAGACTGGCCCTGAgcctggaggaggtgagggaggttAAAGAAGCTCAGAGCCAGTTCGAGGATGACATGGATGAGCTGAAGGCTCAGTTCAAGAGAGAGTATGGCATCCTCAGCCAAACACTGCAGGAAGAGAGATACAG GTATGAACATTTGGAAGACCAACTGAACGACCTGACGGAGCTTCACCAAAATGAAATGGCGAATTTGAAGCAGGAACTGGCCAGCATTGAGGAGCGGGTGGCCTACCAGGCACACGAGAGGGCCAGGGACATACAG GAAGCCCTCGAGTCGTGTCAGACGCGAGTGTCCAAGCtggagctccagcagcagcagcagcagcagacggtCCAGCTCGAGAGCCACGACGCCCGGGTTCTGCTGGGGAAGAGCATCAACATCATGCTGGCCATCATCACCGTCATCCTAGTGTGCGTCTCCACTGTTGCTAAGTTTGCCGCCCCACTGATGAGGAGCCGATACCATGTGGTCGCTACCTTCCTGGGGATTTGCTTCTTGACCATATTCTGGAAGAATTTGGACCGTTTACAGTACGCCATGGACAGGTTGCTGGTGCTCGGCTGA
- the LOC118109250 gene encoding transmembrane and coiled-coil domain protein 3 isoform X2, whose amino-acid sequence MRRGSSENNLDLDLSDTSPGPALGFEIQRSRSCLDNLQQKILKVTEQLKIEQTARDENVAEYLKLVNSAEKQQLGRIKQVFEKKNQKSAQNIAQMQKKLEQYHRKMKDSEIHHSPSPHPSAVKHSTIPRESPRELLRDMTGSGRHPTMDKIKTIGPGVSLSPPFFFSKPREFANLIRNKFGSADNIAHLKTSLDASSPLPTDSAGKGLSSSTSMVSKPKYPSDDECSSESASISADSNGHPAAGGVSAGQAHGQGQPAGGDSQSRLALSLEEVREVKEAQSQFEDDMDELKAQFKREYGILSQTLQEERYRYEHLEDQLNDLTELHQNEMANLKQELASIEERVAYQAHERARDIQEALESCQTRVSKLELQQQQQQQTVQLESHDARVLLGKSINIMLAIITVILVCVSTVAKFAAPLMRSRYHVVATFLGICFLTIFWKNLDRLQYAMDRLLVLG is encoded by the exons ATGAGGCGGGGTTCTTCAGAGAACAACCTGGATCTGGACCTCAGTGATACAAGTCCTGGTCCCGCTCTCGGTTTCGAGATCCAGCGCAGTCGTTCCTGCTTGGACAACCTCCAGCAAAAGATACTGAAAgtcacagagcagctgaagatTGAGCAAACGGCGAGAGACGAGAATGTAGCCGAGTATTTGAAGCTGGTGAACAGTGCGGAGAAGCAGCAGTTGGGGCGCATCAAGCAGGTGTTTGAGAAGAAGAACCAGAAATCGGCTCAAAACATCGCTCAGATGCAAAAGAAGCTGGAGCAGTATCATCGAAAGATGAAGGACAGTGAAATCCATCACAGCCCATCCCCTCATCCGTCCGCTGTCAAGCACAGCACCATCCCCAGGGAGTCGCCCAGAGAGCTGCTGAGGGATATGACGGGCAGTGGCCGACACCCGACCATGGACAAGATCAAGACCATCGGACCAggcgtttctctctctcctcctttcttcttcagCAAACCCAGAGAGTTCGCCAACCTCATCAGGAACAAGTTTGGCAGCGCTGACAACATCGCCCACCTCAAGACCAGTCTTGATGCTTCCTCTCCGTTACCCACTGACAGTGCAGGGAAGGGGCTGAGCAGCAGCACTTCTATGGTCAGCAAGCCCAAGTACCCCAGTGATGACGAGTGCTCCTCGGAGAGCGCTTCTATTTCAGCAGACAGTAACGGACACCCTGCGGCAGGAGGGGTGTCAGCGGGGCAGGCACACGGTCAGGggcagccagcaggtggcgacaGTCAGAGCAGACTGGCCCTGAgcctggaggaggtgagggaggttAAAGAAGCTCAGAGCCAGTTCGAGGATGACATGGATGAGCTGAAGGCTCAGTTCAAGAGAGAGTATGGCATCCTCAGCCAAACACTGCAGGAAGAGAGATACAG GTATGAACATTTGGAAGACCAACTGAACGACCTGACGGAGCTTCACCAAAATGAAATGGCGAATTTGAAGCAGGAACTGGCCAGCATTGAGGAGCGGGTGGCCTACCAGGCACACGAGAGGGCCAGGGACATACAG GAAGCCCTCGAGTCGTGTCAGACGCGAGTGTCCAAGCtggagctccagcagcagcagcagcagcagacggtCCAGCTCGAGAGCCACGACGCCCGGGTTCTGCTGGGGAAGAGCATCAACATCATGCTGGCCATCATCACCGTCATCCTAGTGTGCGTCTCCACTGTTGCTAAGTTTGCCGCCCCACTGATGAGGAGCCGATACCATGTGGTCGCTACCTTCCTGGGGATTTGCTTCTTGACCATATTCTGGAAGAATTTGGACCGTTTACAGTACGCCATGGACAGGTTGCTGGTGCTCGGCTGA
- the nr2c1 gene encoding nuclear receptor subfamily 2 group C member 1, whose translation MDGQTQRIQLVSADNNMALGHRIQIVTDQQTGQKIQIVTALEPSSPGKHQYILANADYSPGGKVILTKQDGSPNKVILAAQDSSGVNQLLFTSPELAGQQIQFVTEGSDQSMVKPVVEYCVVCGDRASGRHYGAVSCEGCKGFFKRSIRKNLIYTCRGSGECAINKLHRNRCQYCRLQRCISLGMKQDSVQCERKPVEVTTREKSVNCAASTEKIYIRKNLCSPLAATPTFVSDKETARSTSLLESSMLLNIQQPFPKLENTILIQASPDKDDPSQSDLGTLANVVTSLAQLNKNREASDSGNDMMGVETLSNGDSSMTDIQGDEQTASDITRAFDTLAKVLHPGDGSAADSLEATMQLMSGDQSGPVVELEGPLLSDSHIPFKLMMPLPVPEYLNVNYICESASRLLFLSMHWARSIPAFQTLGGQDNDINLMKDCWNELFALGLAQCSNIMNVGTILSAIINHLQTSLQEEKLSPERIKLVMEHIWRMQEFCNSMSKLSPDAYEYAYLKAIVLFSPDHPGIDNIPQIEMFQEKAYMELQDYVTRTYPEDSYRLSKLLLRLPALRLISAAVTEELFFAGLIGNVQIDSIIPYILKMESTDYNSQAASGV comes from the exons ATGGatggacaaacacaaaggaTTCAGCTCGTATCAGCAGACAACAACATGGCTTTAGGACACAGAATCCAG ATTGTAACAGATCAGCAAACTGGCCAGAAGATCCAGATTGTCACAGCACTTGAGCCATCTTCCCCTGGAAAGCATCAGTATATTCTGGCAAATGCTGATTATTCCCCTGGCGGGAAGGTGATTCTGACAAAGCAGGACGGTTCACCCAACAAGGTCATCCTGGCCGCTCAAGACAGCTCTGGGGTTAACCAGCTGCTGTTTACCTCCCCTGAACTGGCTGGGCAACAGATTCAG tttgtgacAGAAGGTTCAGACCAGTCTATGGTGAAGCCAGTTGTGGAGTACTGTGTCGTCTGTGGAGACAGGGCCTCAG GGCGCCATTACGGAGCTGTCAGCTGTGAGGGCTGTAAGGGCTTTTTCAAACGCAGTATTAGGAAAAACCTGATATACACGTGCAGGGGCTCCGGAGAGTGTGCAATCAACAAGCTTCACCGAAATCGATGCCAGTACTGTCGACTGCAGCGCTGCATATCTCTGGGCATGAAACAAGATT cTGTGCAGTGTGAGAGAAAGCCTGTGGAAGTGACCACCAGAGAGAAATCTGTCAACTGTGCTGCCTCCACTGAGAAGATCTACATCCGCAAGAACCTGTGCAGCCCTCTGGCTGCCACACCCACTTTTGTATCTGACAAGGAAACTGCTAG GTCCACAAGTTTGCTTGAGTCAAGCATGTTGCTCAACATCCAACAACCTTTCCCCAAGCTGGAAAATACCATCTTGATCCAAGCATCTCCTGACAAG GATGACCCATCTCAAAGTGACCTTGGTACGCTAGCAAACGTAGTGACGTCCCTCGCCCAGCTCAACAAGAACAGGGAGGCGAGTGACAGCGGCAACGATATGATGGGAGTTGAAACGCTCAGCAATGGCGACAGCTCGATGACAGACATCCAAGGAGACGAGCAAACTGCAAGTGATATCACTCG AGCTTTTGACACCCTGGCTAAAGTCCTGCACCCCGGTGACGGCTCAGCAGCAGACTCCTTGGAGGCTACGATGCAGCTGATGTCAGGAGACCAGTCGGGCCCAGTAGTGGAGTTGGAGGgacctctcctctctgacagcCATATCCCATTCAAG CTCATGATGCCTTTGCCTGTGCCAGAGTACCTCAATGTCAACTACATCTGTGAGTCGGCTTCCCGCTTACTCTTTCTCTCTATGCACTGGGCACGCTCCATACCTGCCTTTCAAACCCTCGG tggTCAAGACAACGACATTAACTTGATGAAGGACTGCTGGAATGAACTGTTTGCCCTGGGTCTGGCGCAGTGTTCCAACATTATGAATGTTGGTACCATCTTAAGTGCCATTATCAACCATCTGCAGACCAGCTTACAGGAAG AGAAGCTGTCCCCAGAGCGAATAAAACTAGTAATGGAGCACATCTGGAGGATGCAGGAGTTCTGTAACAGCATGTCCAAGCTGTCCCCAGACGCGTATGAATACGCCTACCTCAAAGCCATCGTTCTCTTTAGTCCTG ATCACCCAGGCATAGATAACATCCCACAGATCGAGATGTTCCAGGAGAAGGCTTACATGGAGCTGCAGGACTATGTGACCAGGACCTACCCAGAAGACTCCTATCG GTTATccaagctgctgctgcgtctTCCTGCCCTCAGGCTGATAAGTGCAGCTGTCACCGAGGAGCTGTTCTTCGCCGGCCTCATCGGCAACGTGCAGATCGACAGCATCATCCCATACATCCTTAAAATGGAGTCCACTGATTATAACAGCCAGGCGGCGTCTGGGGTCTGA